The following proteins are encoded in a genomic region of Saccharopolyspora antimicrobica:
- the argG gene encoding argininosuccinate synthase: MSKVLTSLPVGQRVGVAFSGGLDTSVAVAWMREKGAVPYTYTADIGQYDETDIASIPGRAKSYGAEMSRLVDCREALVEEGLAALTCGAFHIRSAGRTYFNTTPLGRAVTATLLVRAMLEDGVEIWGDGSTFKGNDIERFYRYGLLANPRLRIYKPWLDTDFVGELGGRQEMSEWLQEHGLPYRDSAEKAYSTDANIWGATHEAKQLEHLDTGVEIVDPIMGVRFWDPSVEIPTEDVTITFAQGRPVAINGKEFASAVDLVHEANAVGGRHGLGMSDQIENRIIEAKSRGIYEAPGMALLFIAYERLVNAIHNEDTVANYHNEGRKLGRLMYEGRWLDPQSLMLRESLQRWVGSAVTGEVTLRLRRGEDYSILNTTGPAFSYHPDKLSMERTENAAFGPVDRIGQLTMRNLDIADSRAKLETYAQLGLVGPAHTELVGSLQAGGAEAIASVGADDSTESGYLDRAAMESGTD, from the coding sequence ATGTCCAAGGTTCTGACGAGTCTCCCGGTCGGCCAGCGAGTCGGCGTCGCCTTCTCCGGAGGTCTCGACACCTCCGTCGCGGTGGCCTGGATGCGCGAGAAGGGCGCCGTCCCCTACACCTACACCGCCGACATCGGGCAGTACGACGAGACCGACATCGCCTCCATCCCCGGCCGCGCCAAGTCCTACGGCGCCGAGATGTCCCGCCTGGTGGACTGCCGCGAGGCGCTGGTCGAGGAAGGCCTGGCCGCGCTGACCTGCGGCGCGTTCCACATCCGCTCGGCCGGTCGGACCTACTTCAACACCACCCCGCTGGGCCGGGCTGTGACCGCCACCCTGCTGGTCCGCGCGATGCTCGAGGACGGGGTGGAGATCTGGGGCGACGGCTCCACCTTCAAGGGCAACGACATCGAGCGGTTCTACCGCTACGGGCTGCTGGCCAACCCGCGCCTGCGGATCTACAAGCCGTGGCTGGACACCGACTTCGTCGGCGAGCTCGGCGGCCGCCAGGAGATGTCGGAGTGGCTGCAGGAGCACGGCCTGCCCTACCGCGACAGCGCGGAGAAGGCCTACTCCACCGACGCCAACATCTGGGGCGCCACCCACGAGGCCAAGCAGCTGGAACACCTCGACACCGGGGTCGAGATCGTCGACCCGATCATGGGCGTGCGGTTCTGGGACCCGTCGGTCGAGATCCCCACCGAGGACGTCACGATCACCTTCGCGCAGGGCCGCCCGGTCGCGATCAACGGCAAGGAGTTCGCCTCCGCCGTCGACCTGGTGCACGAGGCCAACGCGGTCGGCGGCAGGCACGGCCTGGGCATGAGCGACCAGATCGAGAACCGGATCATCGAGGCCAAGAGCCGCGGCATCTACGAGGCCCCGGGCATGGCCCTGCTGTTCATCGCCTACGAGCGGCTGGTCAACGCGATCCACAACGAGGACACCGTCGCCAACTACCACAACGAGGGCCGCAAGCTGGGCCGCCTGATGTACGAGGGCCGCTGGCTGGACCCGCAGTCGCTGATGCTGCGGGAGTCGCTGCAGCGCTGGGTCGGCTCGGCGGTCACCGGCGAGGTCACCCTGCGGCTGCGCCGCGGCGAGGACTACTCGATCCTGAACACCACCGGCCCGGCGTTCTCCTACCACCCGGACAAGCTGTCCATGGAGCGCACCGAGAACGCCGCCTTCGGCCCGGTGGACCGGATCGGCCAGCTGACCATGCGCAACCTGGACATCGCCGACTCCCGCGCCAAGCTGGAGACCTACGCCCAGCTCGGCCTGGTCGGCCCGGCCCACACCGAGCTGGTCGGCTCCCTGCAGGCCGGTGGCGCCGAGGCGATCGCCTCGGTCGGCGCCGACGACTCCACCGAATCGGGCTACCTGGACCGCGCCGCGATGGAGTCCGGCACGGACTGA
- a CDS encoding PPOX class F420-dependent oxidoreductase, whose translation MPQIATNTRVELSGLLDFVRPRHRAILLTTRTDGSPQGSPLTCGVDDAGRLVMSTYPERAKTRNAKRDPRVSVIVLSDDWNGPWVQVDGTAEVIDAPDSVEPLVEYFRNIAGEHPDWDEYREAMRKQGKSLIRVTPERWGPIATGGFPARLAD comes from the coding sequence ATGCCCCAGATCGCCACCAACACGAGGGTGGAGCTGTCCGGACTGCTGGATTTCGTCCGCCCGCGGCACCGCGCGATCCTGCTCACCACCAGGACCGACGGCAGCCCGCAGGGCTCGCCCCTGACCTGCGGCGTGGACGACGCGGGCCGGCTGGTGATGTCGACCTACCCGGAGCGCGCGAAGACCCGCAACGCCAAGCGCGACCCGCGGGTGAGCGTGATCGTGCTGTCCGACGACTGGAACGGCCCGTGGGTCCAGGTCGACGGCACGGCCGAGGTGATCGACGCGCCGGACTCGGTGGAACCGCTGGTCGAGTACTTCCGCAACATCGCGGGCGAGCACCCGGACTGGGACGAGTACCGCGAGGCGATGCGCAAGCAGGGCAAGTCCCTGATCCGCGTCACCCCCGAGCGCTGGGGCCCGATCGCCACCGGAGGCTTCCCCGCCCGCCTCGCCGACTGA
- a CDS encoding DUF1540 domain-containing protein, protein MMEMPLVNNCTATECAFNDHQNCHALAITIGEPRQPQCDTFVMTSVTGGDPDSVAHVGACKMEDCRYNSHLECQAPGISVGHEHDIVDCLTYQPA, encoded by the coding sequence ATGATGGAGATGCCGCTGGTCAACAACTGCACCGCGACCGAGTGCGCGTTCAACGACCACCAGAACTGCCACGCGCTGGCGATCACCATCGGAGAACCGCGGCAACCGCAGTGCGACACCTTCGTCATGACCTCGGTCACCGGTGGTGATCCGGACTCGGTCGCGCACGTCGGCGCCTGCAAGATGGAGGACTGCCGCTACAACTCGCACCTGGAGTGCCAGGCGCCCGGGATCTCGGTCGGCCACGAGCACGACATCGTGGACTGCCTGACCTACCAACCGGCCTGA
- a CDS encoding LapA family protein: MVKQREPARRRVPARVVTGLALAVLAVVLAVENRGLVEIRLLIPVVTLPLWTALAGMLIIGIVVGLLVGRPRK, encoded by the coding sequence GTGGTGAAGCAACGCGAACCCGCTCGACGCCGGGTACCGGCACGGGTGGTGACGGGCTTGGCGCTGGCCGTGCTGGCCGTGGTGCTCGCCGTGGAGAACCGGGGTCTCGTCGAGATCCGGCTCCTGATTCCGGTGGTGACGCTGCCGCTGTGGACGGCGCTGGCCGGAATGCTCATCATCGGCATCGTCGTCGGACTGCTCGTGGGCCGGCCGCGGAAGTGA